The segment TACTTTATTAATCTGTTATTATTTTTTCCTTTTTTAAAGGGTAATCATAAATAAGACACGGAATAATGGCAAATAACACAATGACTACTAATGTTAAAACAAGTGGAATCATACCAAATTGGTCTACCATAATACCACCAAATAACGGTCCAATCATGCGACCTACCGTTGTCGCACTATTTATAATTCCTTGATAGAAGCCTTGCCGTCCCTTTGGTGCAAGCTGATTGGCAATTGTGGGCAATGCTGGTGTATAAAACATTTCGCCAAATGTTAATACAACCATAGCTGCACCAAACATTTTAAAATCATTGGCAAAGGCAATAATGCCAAAGGATACAGCAATAAGAGTTATACCAAATACAAGCTGACGCTTTATATGATGCTCCCAACGCTTTACAAGTGGTGCAATAAGCGGTTGCCCTATAACAATTAACAGCCCATTAATCGTCCATAGTAAGCTATATTGCTTTAAACCTAACCCTAAATCCTGTGTATAGGATGAAATCGTGGCACTCCATTGCGAATAAGCTAGCCAGCATAAAACAGAGGATGCACTAATAATTAATAACGCATAGAACGGTGCTTTATTAATTATTCGTTTACTTTCACTCACAACATTTTTAGGGGCAATACTGCCTGCCTCTAAACGTTTAAATGTCATTAGTGCAATAGCAAAGAATAATATATACATCGCTAAATTCACTTTAAAAACATAGTCAAATTGATAATCCGCCACAATTCCTGCCAATGCAGGCCCTACTGCAACCCCAACATTTTGAGCCAAGTAGATAGCATTAAATGCCTTACGCCCTCCTTCTGGCCATGCAGTACCTGCTAATGCAAACATTGCTGGGAATACAATGCCTCCGCTAAAGCCAAGTATTGTTAAAAACCATATATAATGTGGCCAACCGTGCCAAATTGTTAAGCCAATTAAAGAGGCAATTGTTAAAAGTATGCCAAGCATAATAGATTTATAGCCGCCAATTCTATCAAATAAATAGCCACCTAATAGATTGCCCAATACACCAGCAGCCGAATTTAGCATTAAAATAAAGCCTGCCATTGCAAGGGATTTCCCTAAATAATCGTGTATATAAATGGCATTTAAAGGCCATAAAAATGAGTTGCCCGTTGTGTTCACAAGCATTCCAATTATTAAAAACCAAACACTCTTTGGCATAAAATGACCTCCATTATTTCGCTTCTCTAAATAGTTAGTTTATGCTGAAATAGTTAAAAGTACAAGAAAAATAAATTTGCCTTTTTTACAAGCATTTAATAGAAGTCTTTAGTATTGTAACCTTTCCTCATGACGGAACGACAAGCACATGATAGAATAAAGCACTAGAGGAGTGAGCTACATGACAGAAATCAATTTTCCTTTTCCTTCTGAGGGGAAAAGATACTATACATGGAATCGTTACTTGCGCGACCAATTTGGTCACAAAGTATTTAAAGTTGCATTAGATGCAGGCTTTGATTGTCCAAATCGTGACGGCACAGTTGCTTTTGGTGGTTGTACATTTTGCAGTGCAGCAGGCTCTGGTGATTTTGCAGGCAACAAAGTTGATCCAATTGATGTGCAATTTGCTGAAATTCGAGATAAAATGCATCAGAAATGGAAGGACGGCAAATATATGGCGTACTTTCAAGCCTATACAAATACACATGCCCCGCTACCTGTGTTAAAGGAGAAATTTGAGGCGGCTTTAGCACAAGAGGGTGTTGTTGGATTGTCCATTGCTACTCGTCCTGACTGTTTACCTGATGATGTTGTTGAATATTTAGCGGAATTAAACGAGCGCACATATTTATGGATTGAGCTTGGTCTTCAAACAGTCCATGAAAAAACAGCGAACCTTATTAATCGTGCACATGATTATGCAACCTATGTAGAAGGTGTTGACAAGCTGCGGAAGCATGGGATTCGTGTTTGCTCCCATATTATTAATGGTCTGCCTCTTGAAGATTATGACATGATGATGGAAACAGCGCGAGCAGTAGCTAAGCTAGATGTTCAAGGCATTAAAATCCATTTACTGCATTTATTAAAAGGCACACCAATGGTGAAACAATATGAAAAAGGCATGCTAGAATTTTTAGATCAGGATGTTTATACAAAGCTTGTAGCTGATCAATTAGAAATCCTGCCGCCTGATATGGTGATTCACCGTATTACAGGAGATGGACCGATTGATTTGATGATTGGACCGATGTGGAGCGTTAATAAGTGGGAAGTATTAAATGGCATTGATGCCGAGCTGGAACGCCGTGGTAGTTTTCAAGGAAAATTTTACAAAGCTGAGGTTGTGAAATGAAATTACAACGTGTTTTACAATATGCACAGCAGCTATTAATAGATAGTGTACAGGAGGGTGATACAGTTGTAGATGCCACTGCTGGCAATGGACATGATACACTGTTTTTAGCACAGCTTGTCGGAGATCATGGACAAGTTTATGCCTTCGATATTCAAAAGGAGGCAGTTGATACAACACTTCATCGCCTTTTAGACCACGGGTTAGAGCACCGTGCGCTTGTACTCAATAAAGGGCATGAGGAAGTCGCCAATTTTGTTCATAAGCCTATAGCTGCTGCTATTTTTAACCTTGGCTACTTGCCTGGTAGCAATCATCATATTATTACAAAGCCAACAACAACTATTCAAGCACTGCAAGATTTACTCAAGCTCTTAAAGGTTGGGGGCTTAATTGTACTTGTCATTTATCATGGGCATCCTGGTGGTAAAGAGGAACGAGATATGGTGATAGACTATGTTCGCCAGCTTCCACAAAAATATATTCATGTTTTAAAATATGAGTTTCTGAATCAGCAAAATGACCCACCATTTGTCATTGCTTTAGAAAAAATGAAAGATTATCCTATGCCTGAAATCGCTCAATGATTTCAGGCTTTTATTTTAGTAAATGCTATAAAAAAGCTATCTATTAGCATTGTAAACTAATAGATAGCTTTGTAGATTAACTATTTATTTTTACGTTTTTCACTATATTGAACCCAGAAATCTGCGCCTTTAATGCCTAGTTTACGAGGATCAAAGACAGGGTCTTTCCCTTCTTTTTTCTGTTTCTCATAATCTTTTAAAGCAATAATCGCTGGCTTCATGACAATTAAAATCCCGATAACATTCGTCCAAACCATTAAGCCAAGACCTACATCCCCCATAGCCCATGCTAAATCGGATGTACGGATTGTACCATAGAAAGCTGCTACTAAAATAGCAATCTTTGCAAGCCAAATACCTATTTTTTCAGCAGAGCCTGTCAATAAGTAAGCAACATTTGTTTCTGCAATATAGTAATAAGCCATAATGGTTGTAAAGGCAAAGAAGAATAATGCCACTGCTACGAATGGACCACCGAATCCTGGTAGTGCATCATCTACAGCGTATTGTGTATAAGCTGCACCCTCTTTAATCGTTTGTGCAAAGGAAATTTGTGCATCTCCTGAATACTCATCTTTACCAAACTCACCTGTGAAAATAGTTGGGTAAATTTCATATTCTTTTGCATCATGCTCCACGACAATTGCATCTGCTTTTTCATCATGGACATTGTACATCCCTGTAAATAAAATCATAAATGCTGTAGCTGAACAAACTAATAATGTATCAATATAGACAGAAGCCGCTTGTACAATCCCCTGTTTTGCAGGGTGCGATACTTCCGCAGCCGCCGCAGGGTGAGCCCCTGTACCTTGACCTGCTTCATTTGAATAAATACCACGTTTTACACCCCATGCAATAGCAGAACCAATAATCCCCCCAAAGATTTCTTGTGCACCAAATGCACTTGAGAAAATTAATCCAATAACTGCTGGAATTTCTGAAATATTCATTACAATAATAACAATTGCCATAAGTATGTAGGCAGCAGCCATAAATGGTACGATGATTTGTGCAGCGTTTGCAATTGATTTAACTCCACCAATAATAATAGCACCTAATAACACAACAATAATAACACCTGTAATCCAAGGCGCTAAACCAAAAGCATTTTCCACTGCTACTGAAATGGCGTTTGACTGTACACCAGGCATTAAGATTAACATCGCGATAACTGCTACAACCGCAAATAAAACCCCAAACCATTTTTGACCTGTCCCCTTTTCAAGATAAAAGGCTGGTCCACCGCGATATTCAGTTTCTTTTTCTTCCTTATAAATCTGTGCTAAGGTTGATTCTACGTAAGCCGTTGCTGCGCCAATAAACGCAATCGCCCACATCCAAAAAACAGCGCCGGGTCCACCCATTCCAATGGCTGTTGCCGTACCAGCAATATTACCCGTACCTACACGACCTGATAAAGCAATAGACATCGCCTGAAAGGATGAAATCCCTTTGTCTGATTTCTCTCCTCTAAACATTAAAACGAACATATCTTTAATATGTCTAACTTGTAGGAACTTGGTGATAACAGAGAAAAAAAGTCCGATCAATAAGATACCGTAAATAAACCAAGGTCCCCATAAAATACCATTCAATTTCTCAACAACAACTTCCATACTACTCCCCCAATTCAAATAATATTGTTTTGAATTATTATAGTATTACACTTTTCTGAAAATTGCAATATTATTCTCGAGTAACAATATTTAAGTAAGTATAGTAATAATAAGTATAGTAATAAATGGAGATTTGAAAATTACTCAATAATATAGCCAATTCTTCGAAGTCCGTTGTTAAGAAAATCACGAATATACATAAAAATTTCATCGCGCTCTACTTCATGAAATAAATTATGATAACAATTTTCCCATTCTTTAAACTGAAACTCTGAAAACTCTTGTTGATGAAGCCAATTGCGCGTTTGTCGCGTTTCCGTAATGACATCCCTTTCTCCCGTCATCATTAGAATAGGCATATTTGGGAACTCACCCTTTGGCATAAACACTAAATTCCGCATCATTTGCTGTAGCTCACGATACCATTTCACCGATACAACAGATACAAATGGTCGATCATCCTTCATTTCCTCTCTTCCTTCAACACTGCGCGTTAATTTTTCAAATGTAATTGGATGTGTTACCTTTATATTACCTGTTAAGGTACTTAAGCTTGTTAAAGTATTTGTTAGCTTTCCCGGTAGTAATTTTAATTGCAGCCAAGGCGATGTTAAAATAATACCTGCACATTCATACTGCTTTTTATGCATTGTATGAAGAATTAATGTTGCTCCAAGTCCATGCCCAATTAAAAAGGTCGGTAAATTATATGAAAAAGCATTCTCAATCAAATTTCTTGTATACTTATTGTACAATTTAAACTCTTCATCATGGACACGACCAAATCCTGTATTTACCCCATGATTAGGCAAATCTCCCATGACTATGTGGAAGCCTTCCATTCTTAGTTTCTCTATAAGCCATGCATACCATCGGTGATTTTCATAAGCACCATGAAGAATAGCAATCACAGCCTTTGCTTGTCCATCAGCTTCCCATTTCCACATTCACATAGTCCTCCTAAAAAATAATTACACAATGATTATATCGACATCCATAGCACATTTTAATTTTATATTTTCATAAAGATGCGTATTTGATACGATAATACTACATCATAGAAAGAAAAGAGGCGATTTTCATGATTTATCCATTTAAAGATAAAATGCCAAAGATTGATCCATCTGTTTTTATTGCTGATTACGCAACAGTTACTGGTGATGTAACCATTGGTGCTGAAACAACTATTTGGTTTAATACAGTTATTCGAGGCGATGTATCTCCTACCATTATTGGCAAACGTGTAAGCATTCAAGACCTATGCTGTCTGCACCAAAGTCCAAAGTATCCATTAATTATTGAGGACGAGGTAACAGTAGGTCATCAAGTGACTTTACATAGCTGTACAATTCGAAAAAATGCCTTGATTGGCATGGGCTCTATTATATTAGACGGGGCAGAGATTGGAGAGGGTGCATTTATCGGAGCTGGAAGCCTAGTACCTCCTGGTAAAGTCATTCCCCCAAATAGCTTAGCATTAGGTCGTCCAGCAAAAGTTGTACGCGAATTAAATGCTGAGGATAAAGAAGATATGGAACGCATCGTACGCGAATATGCCGAAAAAGGCCAGTATTATAAATCGCTTCAAAAATAGACTATTAAAAAAATAGCTCAGCTATTAAAAGCTGGGATACAGTGAGTTTAATCCTTAAAAAGCGCGAGAAATCAATGGTTACATTGATTTCTTGCGCTTCTTTCAGCTATCCCAGCTTTTCTATCACATAGTATATCATTATAATATTTAAATCACTTTATCGCTTTAGCTCAATAGTTTAACAAGAAGAGCTTGTGCGAGGAATCCTTGATAGCACGAAAGCTTTTATCTTTGTTTAAACTTCTACTAAAAAGCGGAAGCACAGGTATTGATCATGATAGAATTCTGCTATATTTGCTGCTGCACGTTCGATTCAAAAGTATTGATCAAATTAAGATAAACGTGCTTTTTCTCGTAATGCATCTGCTTTGTCTGTTTGCTCCCATGGTACATCTAAATCTGTACGGCCAAAGTGACCATATGCTGCAGTTTGTTTGTAAATTGGACGACGAAGGTCAAGCATTTTAATAATACCTGCTGGACGTAGATCAAATAGCTCACGCACCCATTCAACAATATAGCTTTCCTTCACCTTTCCTGTACCAAATGTATCGACAGCAATAGAAACAGGCTGAGCAACACCAATTGCATAAGCAAGCTGTACTTCAGCACGCTCTGCTAATCCTGCTGCTACAATATTTTTTGCTACATAGCGAGCTGCATAGGCTGCTGA is part of the Lysinibacillus sp. FSL K6-0232 genome and harbors:
- a CDS encoding class I SAM-dependent methyltransferase translates to MKLQRVLQYAQQLLIDSVQEGDTVVDATAGNGHDTLFLAQLVGDHGQVYAFDIQKEAVDTTLHRLLDHGLEHRALVLNKGHEEVANFVHKPIAAAIFNLGYLPGSNHHIITKPTTTIQALQDLLKLLKVGGLIVLVIYHGHPGGKEERDMVIDYVRQLPQKYIHVLKYEFLNQQNDPPFVIALEKMKDYPMPEIAQ
- a CDS encoding alpha/beta hydrolase gives rise to the protein MWKWEADGQAKAVIAILHGAYENHRWYAWLIEKLRMEGFHIVMGDLPNHGVNTGFGRVHDEEFKLYNKYTRNLIENAFSYNLPTFLIGHGLGATLILHTMHKKQYECAGIILTSPWLQLKLLPGKLTNTLTSLSTLTGNIKVTHPITFEKLTRSVEGREEMKDDRPFVSVVSVKWYRELQQMMRNLVFMPKGEFPNMPILMMTGERDVITETRQTRNWLHQQEFSEFQFKEWENCYHNLFHEVERDEIFMYIRDFLNNGLRRIGYIIE
- a CDS encoding alanine/glycine:cation symporter family protein: MEVVVEKLNGILWGPWFIYGILLIGLFFSVITKFLQVRHIKDMFVLMFRGEKSDKGISSFQAMSIALSGRVGTGNIAGTATAIGMGGPGAVFWMWAIAFIGAATAYVESTLAQIYKEEKETEYRGGPAFYLEKGTGQKWFGVLFAVVAVIAMLILMPGVQSNAISVAVENAFGLAPWITGVIIVVLLGAIIIGGVKSIANAAQIIVPFMAAAYILMAIVIIVMNISEIPAVIGLIFSSAFGAQEIFGGIIGSAIAWGVKRGIYSNEAGQGTGAHPAAAAEVSHPAKQGIVQAASVYIDTLLVCSATAFMILFTGMYNVHDEKADAIVVEHDAKEYEIYPTIFTGEFGKDEYSGDAQISFAQTIKEGAAYTQYAVDDALPGFGGPFVAVALFFFAFTTIMAYYYIAETNVAYLLTGSAEKIGIWLAKIAILVAAFYGTIRTSDLAWAMGDVGLGLMVWTNVIGILIVMKPAIIALKDYEKQKKEGKDPVFDPRKLGIKGADFWVQYSEKRKNK
- a CDS encoding TIGR01212 family radical SAM protein (This family includes YhcC from E. coli K-12, an uncharacterized radical SAM protein.), whose protein sequence is MTEINFPFPSEGKRYYTWNRYLRDQFGHKVFKVALDAGFDCPNRDGTVAFGGCTFCSAAGSGDFAGNKVDPIDVQFAEIRDKMHQKWKDGKYMAYFQAYTNTHAPLPVLKEKFEAALAQEGVVGLSIATRPDCLPDDVVEYLAELNERTYLWIELGLQTVHEKTANLINRAHDYATYVEGVDKLRKHGIRVCSHIINGLPLEDYDMMMETARAVAKLDVQGIKIHLLHLLKGTPMVKQYEKGMLEFLDQDVYTKLVADQLEILPPDMVIHRITGDGPIDLMIGPMWSVNKWEVLNGIDAELERRGSFQGKFYKAEVVK
- a CDS encoding MDR family MFS transporter, coding for MPKSVWFLIIGMLVNTTGNSFLWPLNAIYIHDYLGKSLAMAGFILMLNSAAGVLGNLLGGYLFDRIGGYKSIMLGILLTIASLIGLTIWHGWPHYIWFLTILGFSGGIVFPAMFALAGTAWPEGGRKAFNAIYLAQNVGVAVGPALAGIVADYQFDYVFKVNLAMYILFFAIALMTFKRLEAGSIAPKNVVSESKRIINKAPFYALLIISASSVLCWLAYSQWSATISSYTQDLGLGLKQYSLLWTINGLLIVIGQPLIAPLVKRWEHHIKRQLVFGITLIAVSFGIIAFANDFKMFGAAMVVLTFGEMFYTPALPTIANQLAPKGRQGFYQGIINSATTVGRMIGPLFGGIMVDQFGMIPLVLTLVVIVLFAIIPCLIYDYPLKKEKIITD
- a CDS encoding gamma carbonic anhydrase — its product is MIYPFKDKMPKIDPSVFIADYATVTGDVTIGAETTIWFNTVIRGDVSPTIIGKRVSIQDLCCLHQSPKYPLIIEDEVTVGHQVTLHSCTIRKNALIGMGSIILDGAEIGEGAFIGAGSLVPPGKVIPPNSLALGRPAKVVRELNAEDKEDMERIVREYAEKGQYYKSLQK